The DNA sequence AAACTGTTGATGGTTAAAACTACCAATCCCCATCACGTCAGGGTCTTTACCACTCTCTCCATCGAAAAATAACCTccgcttgcttcttggtttggcTGACCTGTCATAGTAGCTCTTCTGTCTCTGCTGGGCTACAGCTAGATGTTCTTGTGCGATGTCTCTTGTCACTCTCATTGTTGACTGAAGATCGGTCAAATATTCAGCCACTGGAACTGTATCAGCTTCCCGTCCAAAGAACATATCAGATGAGATGACTTTGGCCTCTGCAAACTTCTGCTGAGCTTCATTGGACTCCACTACTGATATcttgctctctgtctctcttctgttAATAGGTCTGTCACCAATAGGCCGGATGCTGGAGATGGCAATGtctgcctcctcttcccctttgtcCATTTCCCAAGAGGAGTTGTCTGTCTCCCACTGTGAGCTGAAGGCATCGCCTAATGAAAAAGGATTATCTTTGTACTTTGGTGGTCCAGATGTGAAGCTTCCGATGTCTTCAAAGAGATCTAGCTGGGACCGTGTGGACTTTGTAGTCACTGGCGTTTCTTGTTCTATCACTTGCATCTCAGAGAGGACAGAGTGAGAAATAGAGCTCCTGGACaccaagcccatgcccagccGCTCTGCCTGTTGCTCCTTCCGTTTCTCAGCCACCTGCGCTTGCCTTTCAATTTCAGTGAAACTCTGACTatgtatttctgacctttcttctgatttcaaacttttgctttctctgtaaaGCACACCATCTTTTGTGACAAATTTATTGGGTAGTTCTTCTGCTGATTCCGGAATATTTTTGGCTTGCTTTAACAAAGGCTTCAGGGATTCATCTTCCTCCTGAGCTTGTTTAATTTCTTGCACTCCCCCTGTTTTACTAACAATTTCAATAATGACGGAACTGGATTCTGGACCCTGTTCAGATTCTGGTTGAATAGGTAAGCACACTGCTTCCTGAATAGGGCTTCTGTTGTAATCTTCCTTCTCCTCACACAACTTTTTCCAGTTCTTAACTTGTCTAGCTAGGTCATTGCCGATTAAACATTCATGAGGGATATCTGAACTAATTGCAAAGTCCCAGatccctttccatccattgtattcaattgggagagatattacctcagctggtacagctggtcccaaaccctttagatttatctcagaggtgggcttttgatatttctgaggtaCCGATTGTGGGTGGATAACACACACCTGGGATCCTGTATCCCtccaaccttgtttttgttggttcacaatagtgataggctcaaaataatcttcagaaaaatcatcggataaaataaataaacattgtttctccTTAGGGACAGTCTCAGTACTGCTTAGCAACTTAATATCACCATTAAGAGTATTTTCTTTGGGCTCTTTATTCATAAAGAAGGATGTTTTATCTCTTCTTAAAAGAGGACATTGGTATTTTAGATGATCAGACTTTCCACACTGATAGCACCTTGCTTTTACCTCAGGTTTGGTCTGATTAATTACCTCAGGCCTCCTGTAGGCGGTGTTTTCTATGGCAGGCGtctttttgtattgtgtgtgtgtttgataattGAAAAATGGCGGTTTATTCTGCCTTCTCTCACTTAGTCCCTCATCGTTCCTAAATCCTtccctcagagtgattaattggtcTGTCATTAAAGCCGCTTCATTGGCAGTTGATGGCTTTCTGTCTTGAACTAACCACCGATAATCTGAGGGCACTAATTGAAACAGTTGTTCCAACTTAATTAATTCCCTCAGCTGTTGAAAAGTTTCCACTTCTGAGGTTCTGAGCCAACTATCAAATAATTGAGCCTGTTTTGAAGCTACTTGTGCGAAGCTTTGGTGCTTTTCTTTCCTCAGAGATCTGAATTTTAAACGATAAAACTCAGGTGTGAGTTGCAATTTCTGTTGTacctgctttttaaagaaattataatcTCTGTGTGACTCTTCAGGTACATcaccatatatttctaacaatttcccacaaatttggggtcttaaataaagcatccattttccctcatcaatttcaaaatctctgcagcacctctcaaaagaaatcaaaaacttttccacatcatcatctttattaaactttgggaatctcttcagaagtagatcagacgcttcagtcctaccattcccttcttggttaataatgtgtggttgagacagtgccaatttctctttttccaattccaaTCGTCTCAGTTCTATTTCCTTATCCTTCTCTAGCTGCATTATTTTCAATTCCTTCTTTTGTTcccatcgtttttcctcccattctctctctctttgcttatcctccctttctctttgcttattctccctttctctttgtttatcctccaattctaattttctcaattcaattttatatttaagggtttcccttgtctcaggggtttgctcagagtccaaactatctccttggtattcactagcctctcctgctaatttcttttgtagtctAGTAGCCATTTTCCTTAAATTTTACCTCACGATTTCTTCCTATGCGGTCTCAAGGCACTTAGTTTGAGATGTTAAACGTATCCCGCCGCTtggcaccaattgaagagaggtgaggcagggaaggaatcctttttgatcccaccgctgccaccaattgaagagaactgaggtgacagggatggaatccttttgatcccaccgctgccaccaattgaagagaactgaggtgacagggatggaatccttttgatcccaccgctgcccccaattgaagagagcccaatttgtggtactcaactcaggcaggggaaatctttgtctttaaatcccactgctgcctccaattcaggagatgtgtgcacgtgtgagagggagggatggaggatgtgtgaatgtatgacagggatgatttagtggataaggaaggataacggaactgattgggtttaaatgagtaaagatggtaacttatataggaaagtacggtaacttatatagataggtacggtaactgccaccaacgtgaggtaacaggcttacagagaggcaaggagacttatctttatgaacaataacaaaattcaagtttatttttggtacataagcgtatggtttcaatcagtaaacgttccggatcttaagttacaatgtagtctttcttgaatggatatttcttaaataacttctcctcaacacagtatactaaactcccctggtcagcttatattcccagcctttcccctgagtgaccataagctgccgtccttagctgatttccccagctcctaatctttccaaaacctaaccgcaactcttcttctcaagcccctaacagccactccttttaaaaccctcacagcaactcaacttttaaaagggaaaatgctctaactgtcatcttagccacgccccttttctcccaagggaagctgtgttaccatggcaacctaccaaatgctgcttccagctagtttccatgctaggcttttccttgctaatatataactctttttttctttaacaaacaaataaataaaatcatatcaataatctctgttttacacataacttctctacaacCAGGTTGTACATCAATGGTGATTTTGTTTTCAACAGCCCTGAACTTTAAAGTGAATTAAGCAAAGAGCATGTTGAGATATCAAAAGCTCTTTGGGATAACTTGAAGAGTTCCCTCTGGAGAAGCATAAGGAGAACATGGTCAAAGAAGCGGCAGAGTAATGATTTTTGGTAAATTAGTATGATTCCAAAATTGATTTGTAAGAATAGGTGTTTACTAGGCATTtgcacaaaaacccagaagacttGGAATTCATATGAAAATTGGAAGTTTTGTAAGTTGGAAACCATATCAGAAGTATTTCTgtggcccacaccaaatattttagaattgaaacttactccatactttttgttttacttttgaaaatcttggaaggctcccaaaaCCAGTGTCAAATTCAGTGTAAGGAAGCAAAGCCAGTAACCCAAAGAGGTTCCTCCCTGccttgccacccccccccccttggaatTAATGCTGTCTCAGCATTAGGAGCAGTTAAAAGAAGAAGCAGTGCATTTTGGGAATAGTACAGAACtcggggaaatgtagtttgggaaggggaagagttctatgccaaagaattcaaaaggctttCTGATGCTAATGCATCAGaaagccttttgaattctttggtatagaactcctccccttcccaaactacatttcctcgAGTTCTGTATTATTCCCAAAATGCattagcatcagaaagcaccaatcaggagAAAAGATCGGTCTGTAGCCACTGCCAACCCAGAGTTCCAATACATTTGTTAATACTCTACACTATGATTTCTGGAAGTTCCTAACTGGttttgtcataaaaacatgacaaaagtttattacactgaaaaaaaaacatgatgaaAGTTTATAACACTGCAAAAACTGTcttgcgcaagggacatcgtcTTATAGCAAATTTTGCTTTGTTAAGTCTCCACTAATTTAGTTTCTGGaggagaacaactactttcaaagtaagggctaCATAATTaatcaggaaataacattttgaaactaggaacatattttattatttaaaacgttgtttataaaaacttcgaAAATTCGCCAAAATTCTGTAGattagtgaaatgttctgaaaattggttggctaacagtggtaaatgtgttctactattgtagcaagtttcacaccaatagctttaaaaataggGAGATAGGaacccctgaaatttccccaattatagtaactTAATTAtacacaattactataacaaaacagtaatgaaattttgttagtcTCGTTATAGAAACAAAAATTTTCACTAGGtatgctttagaaacactttagaaacaaagcaccagcacccccagttttgtaatgacctttgaaccatttttaatggattgcacatccctaGTGTTTACCATGCATGGAGGGGATGATGGACAGATTGACCAGAAAACGATTTTCTTGTGCCATTGTCCCATTGAAATACCTATGGCTAATCATTTTTCTGACTTGAAATCTATGTGAAAGGCAAGACACTTGGTGTTGATTGATATTGCAAATGCTGCATCAAGGAGTTTTGGAAGTCTTCATGTTGTGACAGTAGAGCCCTGGGTTAACACCGCTAACATTGTCCATTTCTCTCTATTGCTATAAGAAAACAGCAGAAGAGAGGAGCAATGTCTCAGTGGGAGAACATGAAGTTCTATTCAGTAAGCTTTGTTTGAAATTACTGACATCTCTACTGAGCAGGGATGTCAGTAATTTCCTAGAGAGGAATCTAGAGAAATTACTGTAAGTAGGAATTCAAACACAGTACAACCCGCATGAGAATACATTCTTGAaagcaggaaaccatggataacagtGAACCTTACAGAATAACTTCTGCTGTTGTCTTAAGGGACCTCGATAATTCCTCTCTATGAATTTGCTAGGTGCACCAGAGTGACTATATTATAATGTCCATCAGAAGCAagccatagaattgcctggaggaactagaaaattcatagagaggacatattttgttggatgttggCAGGTGAAATTGGTATTGGTCACATGGgtacaggggttgtactgtatagtTATGGTACTATGCATAGCATGAAAAGGCATAAAGAAATCCAGTAGTACCTTTGAGATTACAGCCCTCTTCACATGGGACATTTTTGTgtcattttgccacttttatgtGTGACTTGGACAGGGCCTGTTGTGCGCCATCACATGATATATGGCAGGccttgcccacattcctcccaaggTAGGGAGGAAATTGTTGTTTGGGTACCTCCAACgcagctacccacactttcctccactttttgtcatgtgatggcagaaagggcagcgggGCAATGCATGTTGCTGAGCACTGCTGCCCTTTTTGACATCTGATGGGTCagggaaagggtgccaacgcACCTTGTCCTGTCCCCATCATGTGATGAGGGTAGGAGGGAGGGCACATGGGGTGACACCCTCATGCCTTTCCTTTAGCAGTGCAATGGCCCATCGAACACATGACCTCTGGTAGGGCATTTAGCTAGAACAGATAAAGGTGACTTGTGGCGGCCTAGACATTATTGAGCTGCATCTCCCATCCACCCTAGTTTGCACTGATAATAATCAattatgatgggagttgaagttcagcaacatctggatagCTTACAGTTGTCCACCCCAAGTAGACAGTGTACCAGCATAAGGCAACTCCATGTTTTCACAAATTATTATGTTAAGCTCATTGCAGCTTTGGCTAGTCAAAActtttgatctactcaaataTCATCTTTGCTGTCTCTTCCTCCTGGCTGTACACTactactctctctctctgcaaagatacagaatgggggatgcctggctagacagcagtacatgtgaaaaagatcttggagtccttgtggacaacaagttaaacatgagccaaccatgtgatgcggcagctaaaaaagccaatgggattctggcctgcatcaataggggaatagcgtctagatccagggaagttatgctccccctctattctgccttggtcagaccacacctggaatactgtgtccaattttgggcaccgcagttgaagggagatgttgacaagctggaaagcgtccagaggagggcgactaaaatgattaagggtctggagaacaagccctatgaggagcggcttaaagagctgggcatgtttagcctgcagaagagaaggctgagaggagacatgatagccatgtacaaatatgtgaggggaagtcatagggaggagggagcaagcttgttttctgcggccctgcagactaggacacggaacaatggcttcaaactacaggaaaggagattccacctgaacatcaggaagaacttcctcactgtgagagctgttcgacagtggaactccctcccccaggccgtggtagaggctccttctttggaggcttttaaacagaggctggatggccatctgtcaggggtgctttgaatgcgatttcctgcttcttagcagggggttggactggatggcccatgaggtctcttccaactctactattctatgattctatgattctatgattcttctcctcctccttcgcctCCCCTTTTTCTCTTAAATGTTCTAACATCTCTTCCCCATAGCCTTTCTTGTCCTGTTAAATTCACTTTCATTTCTTTCCTCTCCCTCAATACGTACATCCTCTGTTCATAATAGTATCACCCCAGAGGTCCTTGTATTCCACAAGCTGGGTTTctgacatttccatgtttttcaatatttagtTTTTACTGATTTTGCCAAATGAAGGGAAAGGGGCTATAAAGATGCTTTCAGCAACACAGTGTGCGGCCAGCTAATTTTTGTTTGCATCCTTGAAAAAAGGTTTCCTATGTTATAGCCTATATTTCTTTCATATCTTCATCACCTGGGTCCCTACCTTTAAATTGGTTGACTACcagcctttcttcctttcaatcaTCTTAAACTGTAACTTAGCTTGTCACCTGGCCACCTTAGGTAAGGAGATCCAGAGTCTTTGTGACATCTGCCACCATTGCACCAATTGCCATCATAACTCTCAAGGCTCTTGAACCTTCTTTGTGATTGTTGCTAGGTATGGTATTGACCACAATTGGCTTCAAAGCTATTGGTGTCATAAAGGCCCTCCACAAGGAGACAACTGTAATCCATTCTTCTATGCAGTTTCTATGCAAAGGACTGTCTCAGGCTTTTTCTACACTTCCATCTTATCTGCTTTTCACTGGattgtatgaatctacactgttggAAATGgtaaccttctacaagcctcctatactcctatttgttatgtatataattgagatcgcttgttatattgtactagctgtgcccagccatgcgttgctctggtgaagtatggtggtatgggaaataaagtattgaggaattggtggtagttaaggtaaagggtaaacgttttcccctgacattaagtccagtcgtgtctgactctgggggttgatgctcatctccatttctaagtcgaagagccggcattgtccgtagactcctccaaggtcatgtgagatgactgcatggaacgacattaccttcccaccggggcagtacctattgatgcactcacatttgtatgtttttgaacttctgggttggcagaagctggggctaacagtgggggctctctcctctcccccaattcaaacctgcagccttttggtccagaagttcagcaggtcagcgctttaacacgctgcgccattaggggatattacttcctaaaggttgtgaatatacaatatttctgattgtttttgtttttttttgtctgttggaggcaagtatgaatgttgcaattaggaaaaatgattaggatgtaatggccttgcagctttaaagcctggctgtttcctccctgagtgaattttttgttgggaggtgttagctgacactgattgtttcctgtctggaattcccttgttttcagagtggtgttttttgcgatattttatgtgcttctactgtctgtagccctgggaaaacagaggatttgctagactttgatgatgggaatactttgttgggaggtgtaataataatagtaatgatagtaataatagtaatgatagtaataataatgactttggtaatacacaatgcttcactcccttctcagcttcctttctggaagaatccgttcttgggaggtgttagctggccctgattgtttcctttgtggaatttccaatttccctgctttcagaatgttggtctttatttatcacgatatattgaaaacattgactacaaaaatgtgttggataatccagaatgttggataagcaagtgttggataagtgagactctactgtaattactacatagcattactgcacatggaactactttttctgtcaaatttgttgtataatatgatgttttggtgcttaatttgtataatcattacctaatttgatgtttaatcggcttttcctgaatcccttcttattatccaacatattcacttatcctgccggcctgtttatgctggttaagtgagactcttctgtatattgataatcttatattatctgcttagaactggattatatgaggccccttcttcacagctgtataaaatgcatactgaagtggattatatggtagtgtagagtcaagataatccagtgcaaagcagataatataagattataaatgggttatatagctgtgtggaagggccttgagtctacactgccatataatccagtgcaaattagataatctgtggaagaggcctaaatctgcctgtcctctaattgaaccctggct is a window from the Anolis carolinensis isolate JA03-04 chromosome 3, rAnoCar3.1.pri, whole genome shotgun sequence genome containing:
- the LOC134297667 gene encoding uncharacterized protein LOC134297667, giving the protein MATRLQKKLAGEASEYQGDSLDSEQTPETRETLKYKIELRKLELEDKQRERENKQREREDKQREREWEEKRWEQKKELKIMQLEKDKEIELRRLELEKEKLALSQPHIINQEGNGRTEASDLLLKRFPKFNKDDDVEKFLISFERCCRDFEIDEGKWMLYLRPQICGKLLEIYGDVPEESHRDYNFFKKQVQQKLQLTPEFYRLKFRSLRKEKHQSFAQVASKQAQLFDSWLRTSEVETFQQLRELIKLEQLFQLVPSDYRWLVQDRKPSTANEAALMTDQLITLREGFRNDEGLSERRQNKPPFFNYQTHTQYKKTPAIENTAYRRPEVINQTKPEVKARCYQCGKSDHLKYQCPLLRRDKTSFFMNKEPKENTLNGDIKLLSSTETVPKEKQCLFILSDDFSEDYFEPITIVNQQKQGWRDTGSQVCVIHPQSVPQKYQKPTSEINLKGLGPAVPAEVISLPIEYNGWKGIWDFAISSDIPHECLIGNDLARQVKNWKKLCEEKEDYNRSPIQEAVCLPIQPESEQGPESSSVIIEIVSKTGGVQEIKQAQEEDESLKPLLKQAKNIPESAEELPNKFVTKDGVLYRESKSLKSEERSEIHSQSFTEIERQAQVAEKRKEQQAERLGMGLVSRSSISHSVLSEMQVIEQETPVTTKSTRSQLDLFEDIGSFTSGPPKYKDNPFSLGDAFSSQWETDNSSWEMDKGEEEADIAISSIRPIGDRPINRRETESKISVVESNEAQQKFAEAKVISSDMFFGREADTVPVAEYLTDLQSTMRVTRDIAQEHLAVAQQRQKSYYDRSAKPRSKRRLFFDGESGKDPDVMGIGSFNHQQFTFNILQKCLDYVSQDFLNDSEVSQKDILGQREFIVLLGRTSVIIPNNMLTSGMLRRRIIDELCQVA